The proteins below are encoded in one region of Clostridium estertheticum:
- a CDS encoding ATP-binding protein, giving the protein MIVVLQYALVSFIELFIFMLLWSKFCLKDENNWLKNIFVILIEIIILIIINKTNVYVDFLIRCTSMIIFMKIMYKRSFIKTIVEFIVLSCVNMILQITLISCANLAGFPYSGKYAMRIVFLLIELVCAIIITRCNFSKIAKKVMKLDSKILYYFVINLGLYIIFSKFIWEYNKNIILDNLLVYIFIIVSMISLNIFLYYYIIKISEDKKVLEVQNMYKPILLDIVEETRRRQHDFKNHLNTINAIVEVSSEKEVKNELRKYIMSLKYSNDIIEDIIYIDNIIIKAIIYNKLCDADRLNVKFLFNVTNNSLDNSLNDYEISDILNNLLDNAFQAVKNDTKDKIVILNICEEGNDNIVEVKNSGRTIKPDNIENIFKRGFSTKKGDNRGYGLFNIKEIAKKKGSDIQLSFEDGYTVFKMSFNQTSKRSKNSKISKISL; this is encoded by the coding sequence ATGATAGTTGTACTACAATATGCCTTAGTTAGTTTTATTGAATTGTTTATATTTATGTTATTATGGTCGAAATTTTGTCTTAAGGATGAAAATAATTGGTTGAAAAATATATTCGTAATACTAATAGAAATAATTATACTAATCATAATAAACAAAACAAATGTTTATGTGGATTTTCTTATTCGATGTACGAGTATGATTATTTTTATGAAAATCATGTATAAGAGATCATTTATAAAGACAATAGTGGAATTTATAGTATTATCGTGTGTAAATATGATTTTACAAATAACCCTAATTAGTTGTGCAAATTTAGCTGGATTCCCATATTCTGGTAAATATGCAATGAGAATTGTTTTTCTTTTGATAGAATTAGTTTGTGCCATTATTATAACAAGATGTAACTTTAGTAAAATAGCAAAGAAAGTTATGAAATTGGATTCTAAGATACTATATTATTTTGTAATTAATTTAGGGTTATACATTATATTTTCTAAATTTATATGGGAATATAATAAAAACATAATATTAGATAATCTCTTAGTATATATTTTTATTATAGTATCGATGATATCGTTAAATATATTCTTATATTATTATATAATTAAAATAAGTGAGGATAAAAAGGTTTTAGAAGTTCAAAATATGTACAAGCCTATATTGCTTGATATAGTAGAAGAGACAAGGCGGAGACAACATGATTTTAAAAATCATCTAAACACTATAAATGCAATAGTAGAGGTAAGCAGTGAAAAAGAAGTTAAAAATGAATTAAGAAAGTATATTATGTCACTTAAATATTCAAATGATATTATAGAAGATATCATATATATAGACAATATTATAATTAAGGCTATAATATACAATAAACTCTGTGATGCAGATAGATTAAATGTAAAATTTTTATTTAATGTGACAAATAATTCATTGGATAATAGTTTAAATGATTATGAAATTTCAGATATACTAAATAATTTGCTTGATAATGCTTTTCAAGCTGTTAAAAATGACACGAAGGATAAGATCGTTATATTAAATATATGTGAAGAAGGAAATGATAATATTGTAGAGGTTAAGAATAGTGGAAGAACAATAAAACCAGACAATATAGAAAATATATTTAAAAGAGGATTTTCAACTAAAAAAGGGGATAATAGGGGATATGGTCTTTTCAATATTAAAGAAATAGCTAAAAAAAAGGGTAGCGATATTCAACTATCATTTGAAGATGGTTATACTGTTTTTAAAATGTCATTTAATCAAACTTCTAAAAGAAGTAAGAACTCGAAGATAAGTAAAATAAGCCTTTGA
- a CDS encoding ABC transporter ATP-binding protein: MINEVLKVDNLKKIIGKRTIVSEISFELKKGEIFGFLGPNGAGKSTTIKMIVGLSKITEGSIYVGGCSVKDDFKGAMRNIGCIVENPDMYKYMSGMDNLKIFAKIYEGVDESRINEVVKIVDLERAINDKVKTYSLGMKQRLGIAQALLHSPKLLILDEPTNGLDPAGIKAMRVLLRKLASDTGLTVLVSSHILSEMQQMCDRVGIINKGKIITIKSVEELLNMTKEDDKTIIVLESDDNDRAVSLLTSININGSLLGDGVHIETTKERVPEIVTTLTTAGIAILGMDKQETQSLEDVFMKLTGEGK; encoded by the coding sequence ATGATTAATGAAGTATTAAAGGTCGATAATCTTAAAAAAATAATTGGCAAGCGTACAATAGTTTCAGAAATTTCTTTTGAACTTAAAAAGGGAGAGATATTTGGGTTTCTAGGACCTAATGGAGCTGGAAAATCTACTACTATCAAGATGATTGTTGGGTTATCAAAAATTACTGAGGGAAGTATTTACGTGGGTGGATGCTCAGTAAAAGATGATTTTAAAGGAGCAATGCGCAATATTGGGTGCATAGTTGAAAATCCAGACATGTATAAATATATGTCTGGTATGGATAATCTTAAGATATTCGCTAAAATATATGAAGGTGTAGATGAATCACGAATCAATGAAGTAGTAAAAATTGTAGATCTTGAGAGAGCAATAAATGACAAAGTAAAAACTTATTCGCTAGGAATGAAGCAACGTCTAGGAATTGCCCAAGCACTACTTCATAGTCCTAAACTTCTTATACTTGATGAACCTACAAATGGGCTTGATCCAGCAGGAATTAAGGCAATGCGAGTGCTACTTCGAAAGTTAGCATCAGATACTGGTCTTACAGTACTTGTATCTAGCCATATTTTAAGCGAAATGCAGCAGATGTGCGACCGCGTTGGAATAATCAATAAAGGTAAAATTATAACGATAAAATCTGTTGAAGAACTCCTTAACATGACAAAGGAAGATGATAAAACAATTATAGTATTAGAATCGGACGATAATGATAGGGCAGTTTCACTTCTAACAAGCATTAATATAAATGGTAGTCTATTAGGTGATGGAGTACATATTGAAACAACGAAGGAACGTGTACCTGAAATAGTTACAACATTAACAACTGCTGGTATTGCTATTTTGGGTATGGATAAACAAGAGACACAATCACTTGAAGATGTATTTATGAAGCTTACAGGGGAGGGCAAATAA
- a CDS encoding LemA family protein — protein sequence MLIPVIIVVVILVIIVVFYNSLVGNRNKVRNSWGQIDIQLKRRFDLIPNLVEIVKGYDNHERSTFEGVTSARTKYLSSSTPEDMMNANGELTQVLGKLFAVAEAYPELKSNINFLELQEELSKTEDKIGYARQFYNDVVMEYNNVVQMFPSSIVARFCSFKEESSFNVDEDEKSAPQIKF from the coding sequence ATGTTAATTCCAGTAATTATAGTAGTTGTAATATTGGTAATTATAGTTGTCTTTTATAATAGTCTTGTAGGTAATAGAAATAAAGTTAGAAATTCTTGGGGACAAATCGATATACAATTAAAAAGAAGATTTGATCTTATTCCAAACCTAGTTGAAATTGTAAAAGGTTATGATAATCATGAACGTAGTACTTTTGAGGGAGTAACCTCAGCTAGGACAAAATATCTTTCCTCAAGCACTCCAGAGGATATGATGAATGCTAATGGTGAATTAACACAGGTACTTGGAAAATTATTTGCAGTAGCTGAGGCCTATCCCGAGCTTAAGTCAAATATTAATTTTCTTGAACTTCAAGAAGAATTGTCAAAAACAGAAGATAAAATTGGTTATGCAAGACAATTCTACAATGACGTAGTTATGGAATACAACAATGTTGTTCAAATGTTTCCTTCAAGTATTGTTGCAAGGTTTTGTAGTTTTAAGGAAGAGTCTTCTTTCAATGTAGACGAGGATGAAAAAAGTGCTCCACAAATTAAGTTTTAA
- a CDS encoding DUF2207 family protein translates to MSGYNINIIINKDGSADYEERLTYNFDGEFNGVLRDVDFSGTKGLKNKKVYVIENTKLQELKLNSENSLDEKGDSGTYNFVEDGDLGHFKIFEASQDEEKTFVIKYKLADAVTKYKDIAEFNRKVVDTKWEVALDKINIKITLPSGATKEQLKVFAHGPLTGKSSILDSRNVEFQVPTVSPGDFVETLVLFPIKLVPNSSKIVNKDALSGIMANEGKLASEANETREQERLDGQGINKQQIENQKRKELAQIQMKADAKPRLIFYAILGALAIMFLYFRYDKEPKHDFSGKYYRELPGEYTPAEMSVLMYFGKVHTRDIMATLMNLVRKKQFSISQDNMIRKDKNSDKKTVQYEFKLIEKRPTVNLKKHEKFLISWLIYKVGRYGCVSLYDIENYVKSDSTALQFKSDYNRWVKLVKEDADEYKFLHKTPIMLRVLVGIVGIYCVIYRTLEASFMFMPISLVLIFEGVILIILAITMNKRSEYGSQQHAMWQAFKNFLKDFSRLDKAEIPSIVLWEHYLVYAISLGVAKEVIKQLPIIFKNEDLNNNQLTYMYGTNYDYFVGFEVMFNNTMHTVNRSVSKAQSSSSSNDSSSFGGGGGFSGGSSGGDGGGGGGGAF, encoded by the coding sequence GGTGAGTTTAATGGGGTGCTTAGGGATGTGGATTTTTCTGGTACAAAAGGCTTAAAAAATAAAAAAGTTTATGTAATTGAAAATACAAAGTTACAAGAACTTAAGCTAAATTCTGAAAATTCACTAGATGAGAAAGGTGATTCGGGAACATACAATTTTGTAGAGGATGGAGATTTAGGGCATTTTAAGATTTTTGAAGCTTCACAAGATGAGGAGAAAACTTTTGTTATAAAATATAAATTGGCTGATGCTGTTACAAAATATAAGGATATAGCAGAGTTTAATAGAAAAGTAGTTGACACAAAATGGGAAGTAGCTTTGGATAAGATAAATATAAAAATAACACTTCCATCAGGAGCTACAAAGGAGCAGTTAAAAGTATTTGCTCATGGACCTTTAACAGGTAAATCTTCCATATTAGATAGTAGAAATGTGGAATTTCAGGTGCCAACAGTATCACCAGGAGATTTTGTAGAAACCTTGGTTTTATTTCCTATAAAACTTGTTCCAAATTCAAGCAAAATAGTAAATAAGGATGCATTGTCTGGAATAATGGCAAATGAGGGCAAACTTGCAAGTGAAGCTAATGAGACAAGAGAGCAAGAACGATTAGATGGACAAGGTATTAATAAGCAACAGATTGAGAATCAAAAGCGAAAAGAGCTTGCTCAAATACAAATGAAGGCTGATGCCAAACCTAGGTTGATTTTTTATGCAATATTAGGGGCATTAGCAATTATGTTTTTATATTTTAGATATGATAAAGAACCTAAACACGACTTCTCTGGTAAATACTACAGAGAGCTTCCAGGAGAATATACTCCTGCCGAAATGAGTGTATTAATGTACTTTGGAAAAGTACATACAAGGGATATTATGGCTACCCTTATGAACCTGGTTAGAAAGAAACAATTTTCAATTTCACAAGATAATATGATCCGAAAGGATAAGAATAGTGACAAGAAAACAGTTCAGTATGAATTTAAGCTAATTGAAAAGAGACCAACTGTTAATTTAAAAAAACATGAAAAGTTTTTAATAAGCTGGTTAATATATAAAGTAGGAAGGTATGGTTGTGTCAGTCTTTATGATATAGAGAATTATGTTAAATCAGACAGTACAGCCCTACAATTTAAGTCAGATTATAATAGGTGGGTTAAACTTGTAAAAGAAGATGCTGATGAATATAAGTTTCTCCATAAAACGCCTATAATGCTTCGTGTACTAGTTGGGATAGTAGGAATTTATTGCGTAATATATAGAACACTTGAAGCATCATTTATGTTTATGCCAATTTCTTTAGTATTGATATTTGAGGGTGTTATATTAATTATTTTAGCTATAACCATGAATAAGAGATCAGAATATGGTAGTCAGCAGCATGCAATGTGGCAAGCATTTAAAAACTTTTTAAAAGATTTTAGTAGGTTAGATAAGGCTGAAATTCCATCTATTGTATTGTGGGAGCACTACCTTGTTTATGCTATTTCTCTTGGCGTTGCGAAGGAAGTTATTAAGCAGCTTCCTATAATATTTAAAAATGAAGATCTAAATAATAATCAGCTCACATATATGTATGGAACAAATTATGATTATTTTGTTGGTTTTGAGGTGATGTTTAATAATACTATGCATACTGTAAATAGGTCGGTTTCAAAAGCACAAAGTAGTTCAAGTTCAAATGATTCATCATCATTTGGCGGAGGCGGAGGCTTTAGTGGTGGCAGTTCCGGAGGCGATGGCGGAGGCGGCGGTGGAGGTGCATTTTAA
- a CDS encoding ABC transporter permease: MGSFFTLVSIENTKLWKRVSAKVMFLIMIILILAATGIYKYYTVSQKVPNTTTVSQNWKQELQANVALQKIQLKQAEDGKNNISKVLTGSLKKGIAEGEYRISNDIKPESQKSVWSRSTKFSTDAGYSRLIALFVIIACSALVAGEFSEGTMKMMISRPYKRYEILSAKLVATIIYGLELLVATFLLNFIMMGVLFGFNGLGAKEMLWTSSSIMYIPAALKTIIVFVLDYLQVLVYVIIAFAISAISRSRSIATGFSLFLLFVGSTIINMVAMFFSWGQYLPLGMSNFSGFVTSGSSIDGTTLAFALGLSAIYSIIFAFVGYYVFEKRDI; this comes from the coding sequence ATGGGTAGTTTTTTTACACTTGTTTCAATAGAAAATACAAAATTGTGGAAAAGAGTTTCTGCGAAAGTAATGTTTTTAATAATGATTATACTTATATTGGCAGCAACTGGTATTTATAAATATTATACTGTATCTCAGAAGGTTCCAAACACCACCACAGTTTCGCAAAATTGGAAACAAGAATTGCAAGCTAATGTGGCGCTTCAAAAAATTCAGCTAAAACAGGCTGAGGATGGTAAGAATAATATTTCGAAAGTGCTTACGGGATCACTTAAAAAGGGAATCGCAGAAGGTGAGTACAGAATCAGTAATGATATCAAACCAGAATCACAAAAGAGTGTTTGGTCAAGAAGCACAAAGTTTTCTACAGATGCGGGTTATAGTAGACTTATTGCGCTTTTTGTAATAATAGCATGTTCAGCTTTAGTTGCTGGTGAATTTTCAGAAGGTACAATGAAAATGATGATATCGAGGCCTTATAAACGTTATGAAATCCTTTCTGCAAAATTAGTAGCTACAATAATTTATGGTCTTGAACTTTTGGTAGCAACATTTTTATTGAACTTTATAATGATGGGTGTATTATTTGGTTTCAACGGTCTAGGTGCTAAGGAAATGTTATGGACAAGTAGTAGTATAATGTATATTCCGGCCGCATTAAAAACAATTATTGTATTTGTACTTGATTATCTTCAAGTACTTGTATATGTAATAATAGCGTTTGCAATTTCAGCAATATCCCGTTCTCGCTCAATTGCAACTGGATTTTCACTGTTCTTGCTTTTCGTTGGTAGTACTATAATAAATATGGTAGCTATGTTTTTTAGCTGGGGTCAATATCTTCCACTTGGAATGTCTAATTTCTCTGGATTTGTTACTTCAGGATCATCTATTGACGGAACAACACTTGCTTTTGCTTTAGGTTTATCCGCTATATATTCTATAATATTCGCTTTTGTGGGTTATTATGTTTTTGAAAAACGAGACATTTAA
- a CDS encoding methyl-accepting chemotaxis protein produces the protein MIFSNFHNKKLRINSEKIFEGIAKGRKKALETWFKDTWIALELTRDSLLAYFDENEIDFKELTKLLEKKRLRFQDFSELFILNKDGVNIISTSTLNLKKEMKSLPNFIEGMENKPLMYGPYIDIDTQQIGNFNSKFSDEVTLMFSLPFENKHNGRKGVLCGRIPNDVMSDVIQDEDTHIYKESGDNYIFMLKSNRKVPIGTAISRSRFEDDTFTLGDNLKQGIKTKKWGNIKIEKHTEFEIIFNDPESSELHLGVKNTIENGENLNTWPGYPDYRHILVGGKGIIIEPPNCGETWGMMCEGDISEIYNFKSLNFKLPMLSALVSAVFIFGNYLLSLSNNSYALPRLVLVWILISLFLSYTIKKLVVKPLNSTISILKEIAEGEGDLTLRVGKLSNDEIGDLATWFNKFVNNQMTIIKRMGRASKDSSGSAYSLLALSENVQKNTSTIEKSISHFLSSSKKQNEIFKGTNDNFNHISNSINDMNELITNVSVKIQDTNDYANSSTQVSKDVIVSMKELEAGMKDTLKSISVLQRYSEEITEVTNVISGISNQTHMLALNASIESARAGEAGKGFSVVAKEVSKLASGSAEAVVSIGRLISSLQNETEITINNVRSIGTKIEEESGNVSESMKAFNKIQSEITLVTIDVQSITRLIKLQADEISVIKENIGEFAAKIDKDTSKNSDRSEIVSELISSTLKQTKQVEQASKILSHSAGNLNEIVNAFNIK, from the coding sequence ATGATTTTTTCAAATTTTCACAATAAAAAATTGAGAATAAATTCAGAAAAAATATTCGAGGGGATTGCTAAAGGAAGGAAAAAAGCTTTGGAAACTTGGTTTAAAGATACTTGGATTGCACTTGAACTTACAAGGGACTCTCTTTTGGCTTATTTTGATGAAAATGAAATTGATTTTAAGGAATTAACAAAATTATTAGAGAAAAAAAGGTTGCGATTTCAAGATTTTTCGGAATTATTCATCCTTAATAAGGATGGAGTTAATATTATATCTACATCCACATTGAATCTGAAAAAAGAAATGAAATCTCTTCCTAATTTTATTGAGGGAATGGAAAATAAACCTCTGATGTATGGTCCATACATTGATATTGATACTCAGCAAATTGGAAACTTTAATTCTAAATTTTCTGATGAAGTTACTTTAATGTTTTCCTTGCCTTTTGAGAATAAACATAACGGTAGAAAAGGTGTACTTTGCGGTAGAATTCCTAATGATGTGATGTCTGATGTTATACAAGATGAGGATACCCATATTTATAAGGAATCCGGAGATAATTACATTTTTATGTTGAAATCAAATAGAAAAGTTCCAATAGGTACAGCGATTTCTAGAAGTCGTTTTGAAGACGATACTTTTACTTTAGGAGACAACCTAAAGCAAGGTATAAAAACAAAAAAGTGGGGTAATATAAAAATAGAAAAACACACGGAATTTGAAATTATTTTTAATGATCCTGAAAGTTCAGAATTACATCTTGGAGTTAAAAATACTATTGAAAATGGAGAAAATCTAAATACATGGCCAGGCTATCCTGATTATAGACATATATTAGTTGGTGGAAAAGGTATAATTATAGAACCTCCTAATTGTGGTGAAACGTGGGGTATGATGTGTGAAGGCGATATTTCTGAAATTTATAACTTTAAGAGCTTAAATTTTAAGTTGCCGATGTTATCGGCACTTGTAAGTGCAGTATTTATATTTGGAAATTATTTATTGTCATTATCTAACAATTCATATGCACTGCCAAGATTAGTATTGGTATGGATTCTTATATCTTTATTTTTAAGTTACACTATAAAAAAATTAGTAGTTAAACCATTAAATTCAACCATTTCTATTTTGAAAGAAATAGCTGAAGGTGAGGGGGATTTAACTCTTAGAGTTGGTAAATTATCAAATGATGAAATTGGAGACCTTGCAACATGGTTTAATAAATTCGTTAACAATCAAATGACAATTATTAAGAGAATGGGAAGAGCTTCAAAAGATTCATCTGGGTCTGCTTATTCACTGCTTGCATTGTCTGAGAATGTTCAAAAAAATACGAGTACCATAGAAAAATCTATATCTCATTTTTTATCTTCATCAAAGAAACAAAATGAAATTTTCAAAGGTACAAATGATAATTTTAACCATATTTCAAACTCAATTAACGATATGAATGAATTAATTACAAATGTAAGTGTTAAAATACAAGACACTAATGATTATGCTAATTCAAGTACGCAGGTATCTAAAGATGTTATTGTTAGCATGAAGGAGTTAGAAGCTGGGATGAAAGATACGCTTAAAAGCATAAGCGTTTTACAAAGATATTCAGAGGAAATTACAGAAGTAACTAATGTAATAAGCGGCATTAGTAATCAAACTCATATGTTAGCATTAAATGCATCCATAGAATCTGCTCGCGCTGGTGAAGCTGGCAAAGGGTTTAGTGTTGTTGCAAAGGAAGTTTCAAAGCTTGCGAGTGGCTCTGCGGAAGCGGTAGTATCAATTGGAAGACTTATTTCCTCACTTCAAAACGAAACAGAAATTACAATAAATAATGTGCGTAGCATTGGCACAAAGATAGAGGAAGAAAGTGGAAATGTTTCTGAATCTATGAAAGCTTTTAACAAGATTCAAAGCGAAATTACACTTGTAACTATTGATGTTCAGTCAATTACAAGGTTAATTAAACTTCAAGCAGATGAAATAAGTGTGATAAAAGAAAATATAGGTGAATTTGCAGCTAAAATTGATAAGGATACTTCTAAAAATAGTGATAGGAGTGAAATAGTTTCGGAATTAATAAGCTCTACTTTAAAACAAACAAAACAAGTTGAACAAGCATCAAAAATACTTTCTCATTCAGCTGGTAATCTAAATGAAATTGTAAATGCATTTAATATAAAATAA
- a CDS encoding LytR/AlgR family response regulator transcription factor translates to MNVLIVEDDMLQRKSLKKMIQQIDKGINIYESVDKDEALEITNIYSIDVFYVDICLNSSSGVDFAIEIRKIPKYEFSFIIFLTTHVEYLTKAFKEVHCYDYILKPYDMADVVNMTKHFKAHIEKTNERNEAKRYVIIEVKSGVNVKIYVDETIFIEVYLRKCMIHTVNGVFKVNNLPLSKILKIINSNNIVQCHKSFAVNVKYIKKIENVDSKLSEIYFENYDKNAPLGYKFKNTIMEQFQ, encoded by the coding sequence ATGAATGTGTTAATAGTAGAGGATGATATGCTGCAGAGGAAAAGTTTGAAAAAGATGATACAGCAAATAGACAAAGGTATAAATATATATGAATCTGTTGATAAAGATGAGGCTTTAGAAATTACAAACATCTATAGTATAGATGTTTTTTATGTGGATATATGTTTAAACAGTTCATCTGGAGTAGATTTCGCAATAGAGATTAGGAAGATACCAAAATATGAGTTTAGTTTTATTATTTTTTTAACAACTCATGTTGAATATTTAACTAAGGCATTTAAAGAAGTGCATTGTTATGATTATATTCTAAAACCATATGATATGGCAGATGTAGTGAATATGACAAAACACTTTAAAGCGCATATTGAAAAAACAAATGAAAGAAATGAAGCAAAAAGATATGTAATAATTGAAGTTAAAAGTGGTGTCAATGTAAAAATATATGTTGATGAGACTATTTTTATAGAGGTGTATCTTCGTAAATGTATGATACATACAGTAAATGGTGTTTTTAAAGTTAATAACTTACCGCTTAGTAAAATTCTTAAAATTATAAATTCTAACAATATAGTTCAGTGTCATAAATCTTTTGCGGTGAACGTTAAATATATAAAGAAGATAGAGAATGTAGATAGTAAATTGAGTGAAATTTACTTCGAAAATTATGATAAAAATGCTCCTTTAGGTTACAAATTCAAAAATACGATAATGGAACAATTTCAGTAA